Below is a window of Streptomyces spongiicola DNA.
ACCTTTCCGGCCTTGCGGAAGGCGTCGTCCGTCGACTCGATGAGTGTATGGAGGCGCCGGAACTCGGCGGCGTTGCGATCGATGAGCGTCGGGTTCGCGTCCTCGAGGAACTGGACGTCGTCACGGTATGCCACAGCGGATCACCTGTTCTCCGGCGGCACGAAGCGGCCGCAGTCCAGCATGGCGTTCATCTGGCCCTGTACGCCCTTGTCCACGGTCGTGTAGTCGTTGCCGGCGGACTTCAGCTTCGTCGACAGGGATGCGAGCAGCGCGACCATGTCGTTGTACTGGTCCTTGGCAAACCGGGCGAGCGTGTCCACCTGCGCGGCGACCTCCGTGTGCGCGCGGGGCGCGCGGGCCTGGGTCGCGTTCTCGCCGTCCATGCGGCCCTCGTAGAGGAGTCCGGCGATCTCCATGAGCAGGTGTGAACTGCCATCGAGTGACGCCGCATTGACCGAGTACCCGTCGCCCCTGCCAGCCGGACCCCCTGGGTGGTCGCCACCTGTCGGCGCCTGGTTGAGTTGCATCTGCGCAGCAGCTTGCCGTCGGGCGAGCGCAGCCTCCTTGAGGCCGGCCCATTCCTCTTCGAACGACATCGCTCTCGCCCCCGTGAGTCTGACCATGTACTTACATGCGAACATGAGTGCGCACCCGGTCAGGGTGCCACATCGGTTTCTGCGCGTCATGGGCGACATCACGCCTTCGAACTGTGCTGGCTGATACGACGTTTGGCTGGGGAATCCGACCTGACAGGTTGTCGGGCCTCTGCAGGCGGAGCAATGGCGAGCGGCCGTCGTCCTGCGAGGCCAGCAAGACGCTGGACGCGGTACGGGCCGCAGTGCTCCGCCAGCCCCACGCCGAACGCCCGGTCAACTCCTCGACCGGCTGGTGGATTACCGATCGAGGTGAGAAGCCTCGGGGTGCGCGCATTAGGCTCCGCCGACTTCTGACGACCGGCAGGGAGCGGTGTATGCGACGGTTGCGCGACTTGATCATCGATACCTGGGGGGCGTTGTCCTACAAGCCGGCGTTTCGACAGGCCGCAGACTGCCGTCTTGGACACCTGCCCGGCCATGTCGGCGCATCCTGGGTGCCGGAGGCCGATATTCGTCGCCTCACCGCATACACGGTGCTCGCCGCGTACGACACCAACCAGGCCGCCGCCCTGCTCGGCGAGGACGGTACAGACCGGCGCGAGTACGGGGATCCGACGCTGGTTGTCGACCAGACCTTGACGCACCTCATCGGCGAGACGCAGCAGATCGTCGTTGGCGGGGCGGACGACAGCGAGGTGGCACGTGCGGCCGAGTCCCTGCTGCGGGAGTGGGCAGAGCACGAGCATCTGTGGATGCGGATGCAGCACGCCGAGCGCAATGCCGTCCTGCTCGGCGACACCGTGTACCTGTTGGCGTGGTCGCGGGCGAAGGGACGCCCGACCCTGAAGACGATCGACCCGGGCTTCTACTTCCCCGTGCTGCCCGACGACGCCGTCGACGCGGACGAGTACCCGACGCGAGTCCACCTGGCGTGGGAGACACCGGCCGATCCGGCATCGGGCCGGAAGGCCACGCTGCGCCGTGTCACGTACGAGCTCGGGCCGGTCGATGCCGACTCCAACGCGGCCCGCACGTATCCGTGGTCCGCGCGGCCCGCCGACATCACCTGCTACCTGACGGATGCCGAATGGGACCTGGAGCAGGTCGACCGCGCGGGCGCCATCGACGCGCTCTCGTTGCGCCGAGCCCGGTTCCGTACCAACGCGGACGGGGAGCTGCTCGACCGGCTCGACCTGCACATCGACTTCATCCCGATCGTCCATGTACCGAACACCATCAACGGCGCCGAGCACTTCGGCCAGTCGACCTTGCTGAAGGCCACTCAGCTCCTCGACGATCTGGGCGCTGCCGACACGGACAGCCAGCGTGCCTCGGCGACCACCGGTTCACCGATCATCGGCCTCTCCGGCGCCCGGCTGCCGGTCGACCGTGCTTCGGGCCGACCACTGCCGGTACAGGTGGAGCCGGGAATGGTCTGGCCACTCGGCGAGACCGGCCAGCTCACCACGGTGGACACCTCGGCCCAGCTCTCCGAACTCCGCGCCTATGTGGAGGCACTACGCGACCGGCTGTCAGTGGTCACCCGGCTTCCGGCCAGCGTGCTCGGCACCATGGATGCCGCGCAGGCGGCCTCCGGCTACGCGATGCAGCTGAGCTTCGGTCCGCTGGACGCCATGGTCCGCTCCATGCGGCTCGCGCGGGCGGCCAAGTATCCGCTGCTGCTGAAGATGGTGCTCCGCCTCTACCAGGCCGCCGGTGTGCTGCCGCCGGGGCAGCAGCCGCACGCGTCCATCACCTTCGGCTCCTATCTGCCGACCGATCAGGCCAGCGTCCTCGACCTGGTGGTCAAAGGTGTCACGGCCGGTGTCCTCTCCCTTGAGACGGGAGTGCGCATGCTCGTGGACGCCGGCTTCCCCATCGAGGACGCGGCAGAGGAGGTCGCCCGTATCTGGGAGCAGCGCGAGACGGAGCTCGGGACTGGCGGGACCGTCAACGAGATGTAGTCGGCCATGGCCTCGTCCCGATCCACGGCGAGCATCGCAGCACAAGGCACTCACTCACGCCGACGGTGCAGTGAAGGTTAGACTCCGCCCGACGCGGGGGCGTCTGGGCAAGGAGTCTGCCCATGACCGTACGAACACGACCGCCGCTGCCGCTCGCACCGCTCGGCTACCGTCGCGACGGCCGCCCCATCTTCCCGATCCTCGGCGCTTCCCCCGACGACCCTGGGAACTCGCCGACCGGGGAGACGGCACTGGACGGCGCCGACACCACAGCGGTGACCATCCCGCAGGAGGAGCTGTCCCGCCGCTTCGCCCGCGAGAAGGACCAGGGCCGCCGCGCCGGCGTACGTGACCTGCTCAGCCAGCTCGGTTTCGAGTCGGCGAAGGCCCTGACGGAGTACGTGCAGGCCCAGCGCGAGGCTGACCAGCAGCAGAAGGACGCTGAGCAGGCCCGTCTCTCGGAGGCGGAGCGCCGGGAGCAGACCGCCGCGGAACGCGAGCGGCAGGCGCAGGAACGCGAGGCCGTGGCCGTCGCCCGGGAACGAGACGCCGCACGCCGCGCCGTGCTGGTCGGCCTGGGCGCCACCGGCACCGAACTGGAGGACGCCGTCGTCCTGCTCGGCCGCCTCGTCGACCCGGATGCGGACGACACCGCACTGGCCCGGGCCGCCGACGAGCTGAAGGAGCGCCGCCCGGAACTCTTCGGCCAGCCGGCTCCGCAGCCACCCGCGGCCCCGCCCTCGGGCAGCCCCTCCAACATCCCCGGTCGCTCGGGCGGAACTCCGCCCCGCCCGGGCCAGTTTGGCCTGGACATCGCCCGCCGCCGCGGCCACCTCAAGAGCTCCTGACTGCGGCACGCCTTCGGGGACCGCGCCCCGCCCCCATCCCCGCGGACGACGGCACCGCCCGGTGTCCGTACAGACTCGCCGCCGCATGGCCTGCCCGGAGGAACCTGGCGTGGATCTTCAGCTGACCACCTACTCCGAGTCCGCCACCGCCGACCGCCCCTGGCTGGCATCCCGGCATGGACTCGACACCCCACTCACCATCACCCTCGACACCACGCTCTTCACCGAGGGCACCCACTACACCCCACCCGCCCCCGGACAGCCCCGCAACGTCATGAGGTCCGGCGTCCCGCTGGGCCGCCTGACCGCGACCGGCCTGTACGGGCCGTGGGACGCAGCTGCCACCGACGGCCGCGCCGCCTTCACCGGCGTCCTCCTCGCGGACGTCGCCTTCGCCCCGGGCAGCGGACATGCCGGCGCGGCCCTGCTCTGGCACGGCGTGATCGCCGCCGCCCACGTACCCGGCGGACTCGACCCGGCCACCATCACCGCCTCTGCCGCGCAGATCCACTTCGTCTGACGCCCGCGACCTGCTGAGGAGCCCCGCCCACCATGCTCGACACCCTGCTGCGCGACATCGACGCGGCCGACCTCAACGCCTTCGCCCGCACTATGACCACCCCGGCCGACTTCGAGCTGACCCGCGCCGTCATGCCCGAACGACGCCTGAACTCAGTCAAGTTCCGCATCAAGAGCAGCAAGCGGCGCGTGAACGCCGCGAAGTTCCGCGCGTATGACGCCGAGACTGCCGTCGCCCGCCGTCAGGCCGAGAAGATCATCACTGAGGGCATGCTGCCGCCCCTCGGTCAGAAGCTGATCGTCGGCGAGCTGGAGCAGATCCTCCTGGACACGTCCCGCGGCGCCGACGCTTCGGAGTTCGTCGAGCTGCTCTACGACGACATCGAGCGGCACGTCGAGTCCATCCACAACCGCATGGAACTCGCCGCCGGTGACCTCCTCATCGACGGCAAGTTCAGCCTCAACGGCGAGAACGGGCTCACCCTGGAGGCCGACTTCGGCGTCCCCGCCGCCAACATGCCCACTGCCGCAAAGCCCTGGTCCGACCCGACCAGCGACCCCATCGCCGACGAACTGCGCTGGATCGAGTACCTCCGTTCCATCGGCGCCCCGCTCCCGGCCCGCGTCATCACCTCATACAAGGCCCGCGCGACCCTGGCGGCGAACGACGCGTACCGCGCGGCGTACTACGGCAGCGTCAACGGCTCCACCACCCCGACCGCGGTCCTCGCCCCCAACGAGGTCGAGGTCGTCCGCGCCCGCTACAACCTCCCGCCGATCACCGTCTACGACGTGCAGATCTCCGTCGACGACACCTACCAGCGCGTGATCCCGGAAGACCGCTGGATCCTGCTGCCGCCGAACCCGGAGTCCTGGGCGGAGACCCAGTACGGCATCACCGCCGAGTCCCTGGTGCTCACCTCCGGCACCAACCCGGCCATCACCCGCGAGGACGCCCCCGGCATCGTCATCACCGCCGGCCACCAGGACGACCCGGTCCAGGTCTGGACGAAGGGCTCCGCCGTCGCCATGCCCGTCCTCTACGTCCCCGACATCCACATCACCGCGAAGGTCCTGTGATGCCCGCCGCCACCCGCACGCTCACCGCTGCGGTCTTCGTCACCGACCCGAAGACCCACGAGACGCTGCTCCTCCAGCCCGGAGCACAGGTCAGCGAACCGGCGATCGCCGAGCAGATCACCCACCCCGATGCCTGGGCACCGGGGGAACCACCCCGCCGATCCAGCGCGACCAAGGCTGGAGCATCGTGAGCCTGGCCGATGCCGAGTACGCCTACCTCCGATCCGAGCTCGGTGAAGCGGACCGCGCCGACCTCGCTGCCCGCTACCAGCGCCTCGGTTCGCTCCGGGCCGTCGCTGTCGAGGTCCTCCGTGAGCGCAAGGCGGCGCTCGTCTCCGACCCCTTGGCAGTGACGGTGCAAGGCATCGCCACCGTGAACAACGCGGAGAACGTCAGAGCGCTGGAACGGCAGATCACAGCGCTGGAAGACGCCAAGCTGGAGGAGAGCGCGTTCGCCACCCCGGCCCCACTTCTGCGCCGCCGCAGCCGCTGAAGTGCTCGGCCTGGGCACCGGACTGCTTGAAGCCCCTGCCGCTTGCGCCGACGTACCCGTACGGAGCTGATCACACGGTGCGGTCAGCCGAGTTCGCCGGTATCCAGCAGCTCATCCATGGCATCCTGCTCACGTCGGAGGACGATGCAGCCGTCGCCCCGGCTGTACGCAAGGATGCGGCTTCCCGGGGACAGACCTGCCTCGGCAAGGAGCCCGAGGGGCAGGGAGACGGTTCCGTCCTCACCGATGGTGACCTCGGCTGGTTCCCGCAGCGTGCCGCCCACCCTCTCACAGGGCGAGCGCTGCCGGACCAGCGGGCGCCGGTCTGCCCCGCCACGTCGCGGTCGCAGCGAAACCAGGAAGCCCGTCGGGCATGGGCCTAGACTTTCGGAGCAATGACCAAGCAGCTCCCTCAGCCGGACCCTGCGCCCTGGACACCCCCCGAGGGCTCCTGGGCGTCCTCCGCTGCGAACCGCCGAAGCATGCTCGGCAACCGCAATCGCGACACCTCACCTGAACGCGCCTTGCGGTCTCTCGTCCACGCTGCCGGCCTGCGCTACCGCGTCGCAGCCAAGCCTCTGCCATGCATGCGACGCACCGCCGACATGGTGTTCCGCCCGGTACGCGTCGCCGTTTTCGTCGACGGGTGCTTCTGGCACGGGTGCCCCGAGCACTTTGTGCTGCCGAAGACGAATCCTGACTACTGGCGCGACAAGATCGGGCGCAACGTCCAACGCGATCGCGACACAGACGCCCGCCTCGATGAAGCAGGCTGGCTGGTCCTGAGGTTCTGGGAGCACGAATCGGCAGAGGCGTGTTCGCGGGCCGTCTACGAAGCAGTCGCGGCCCGGCGGGCGGCTTTGGCCAGCGGCAGGTCTTGATGACGGCTGATCGCCAGTAGCGCTGCGGCTTGGAGCCAGGGCCCGGCGATCTGCACGGAAGTCCCGGACTCACCGGCCCCAGCGTCCCCTACGCTGTTGCAGGGGATTACAGCGGCGGGCGCTGCTCGATTAGAAGATAGACACTGCTGGTACTGAAGCAGTCACGATGGGCGAGACATGCAGTCACTAGCTGTTTCTCAACCGTCGGGCGTTCGATGACGTCCCGTACGGTGTCCTGGATCAGGTGACGGAGTCCGGGAGTGGGCATGGGAACGGGGCCCTGTTCATAGCGTGTCGGTTGTCTAAGCCAGCCACGCGAGGAACAAAGCCCCGTCATGCAGAACGCTACCGTCGTCCTGTCCGATCGTCCGTTGCCCGACCTGCGGTTCGCCGCGGAGTGTGACTGTCTCGCTCACTTGTACGGCAATGCCGGTGACCGGCCGCTGCGGGCCCGCGTCTACGCGACCGATCTGACGGACGAGGAATGGCAGATCGTCCGGCGGGTGATGCCTGTGCCGGGCTGGCTGTGTGGCCGCGGGGGCAACCCGGAGGGTTTCTGCCACCGCGAAATGATCGATGCGGTGCGGTACTTCGTCGACAACGGCATCGAGTGGAGGGCGATGCCGCCCGACTTCCCGCCCTGGTCGGCCGTCTACGCATTCCAGCATCGCTGGCACACGGACGAGCTCCTGGACGTGCTGCACGAGAGGCTGCGGGAGCAGGTACGCATCGTGGAAGGGCGGGACGATCCCGAGCCGAGTGCGGCGATCGTCGATTCCCAGTCCCTGCGCGGCGCCTCCACCCTGACCGGGGAGCGGCGCGGGTACGACGGGGCGAAGAATGTGTCGGGTTCCAAGCGTCACATCGCCGTGGACTGTCTGGGTCTGCTGCTGGTGGTGATGGTCACCGCCGCGGACCTGCAGGACCGCGACGCGGGTGTGGCCCTCCTGGAACGGGTGCGTTCCCTGTTCACGCGGGTGCGTCTGGTGTGGGCCGACAGCGGCTATGCGGGCGCCCTGGTGGATTGGGCCCTGCACGCCCTCGGCATGAAGGTCGAGGTGTCCCGCCGCGGCGACGACAGAGCCGGCTTCGTGGTGATCCCGAGACGTTGGGTGGTCGAGCGCACGTTCGCCTGGCTGGTGAACTGCCGTCGCCTGGTGCGTGATTACGAGCGCACCGCCGCCGCCCACGAGAGCTACGTGAAGTGGGCCATGGTCACCCTCATGACCCGCCGCCTGGCCGCCGCGGACCACGAGGCGGCCGCCGGACGGGCCCGGCGGGTGTGAGCGCCCGTCATCCTGCCGCGGTGAACTCCCGGCCGTCGGCGCTGGTCAGCCAGTCCCGCTGGACGAGCCGCTTGAGCTGACAGCGCACACCCTCCTGCCGACTGCGACCGGCCCCCTCACCGAACAATGCCTGGGCCACCTCCCGAGCCCGCACCGGTTCCTGCGCTTCCCTCACGAACTCGACGATCTTCGAGTAGAGGCCGGGCAGCCTGCTGGGATCGGAGTCCTCCTGCCGTTGCGGCACATACCGCGACTCACCTCCGGCTCCGGTTCCAGCGCCGGCACCTGCGCCGGCAGGGCTCCCTACCTCCGCGTCGGCCGGCGCCTCCCTGTTGTCGGACGGGCTGCAGGAAACAGCAGCCACACCGGCATCACCGCGCAGTTCCTGTTCGACCTCGTCCCAGATCTCGCTGCCGATACGCCAGCGGGCGATCTCCCTGTTCACCTGGGCCGCTTCCTCCTCCAGAGCGGTGATCCGCTGCCGGAGCTCGACGGCACGGGCTTCGAAGGCGCGCAGTCGGCGCGTCATGACAGCGGCGGGCGTGGGCACAGCAGAACCTCCGGGCTCGGCAACGAAGACACCACCACCCTGCACACCCGCCCACGAAGATCACAAACCGCAAACATGCAGCTCAGACACCTGATCGGTTGAGAAACAGCTAGTCAGGCCCCGTGCGAGATGTGGGGGGCGCCGAGGCATGGCGGTTGAACGTACGAACAGGGATGTCCGGACGCTCATCACGCAGATCGCAGCCGGGGAGATCATGCTCCCCGAGATCCAGCGCGGCTACGTGTGGAAAGCGTCGCAGGTCGCCAGGCTCGTCGAGTCGCTGTACCGCGGATACCCTGCGGGCTCGCTCCTCTTCTGGAAGACCGGTCAGCTCGCAGAGACCCGCGAGGCGGCCATCGGCGCCCCGCAAGCGCTGCCCAGCGTGATGCCGCTCTACCTGCTGGACGGGCAGCAGCGCCTCACCTCGCTCTACCGGGTCCTCACCGATCACCCGGAAGCCCAAGTCGTGTTCAACATCGAGACCGAGGTCTTTCAGAACCAGAGCGCGGCCACCCGGCGCGACAAGAAGTGGATCAAGGTCTACGACGTCGTCGGAGAAGGGGCCGACGTGTTCGCTGTACACGGCGAGCTCAAGGCGGCCGGGCTCGGCCTTCCGGACGCCGAGATAGGCCGCCGCCTCAATGCGCTGCAGAAGATCACACAGCGCGACTTCCACATGGAAGTGCTCCACGACTTCGAGTACGAGGAAGTCGCGCAGATCTTCGTGCGGGTGAACAGCGGTGGACGTGCGCTCAAGACCACGGACCTCGCCCTTGCGACGCTGTCTGCCCGCTCTCCGGGCTTCCTGGGCCAGTTGGAGGCGGAGTCCGCTCGCTGGGCCGAGCGGGGATACGCCCTCGACGTCAATTTCCTCATCAAGGCCCTCACGCTGAGCTTGTCGATCTCCGGCAAGCGGTCGTCTTCTGTTGCCAGGCTGACGGCGGCGAGCAAGGAATCGGTCGAGGCCGGGTGGGACAAGGTTCGCCGCGGGCTCACCCGTGTCGTGCCCCTGCTCCAGGAGAAGCTCCTCATCCCGACCACCGCTCTCATCCCGTCGCTAGCCGCCCTGCACCCCTTGGTGGTCTACTACGGCCGCCGACCAGTGGGAGCGGACGTCGCGCCTGATGTTGAGGACGGGATGCTCTACTGGTTCATGGCCGCCACGGCCCGCAGCCGCTACGGCGGTGTGACGGACACGCTGGTGACACAAGACATCAGGGCGCTCGATGCCGAAGATCCGGTGCGGGCCCTGCTCGCCAATCTCGGCGTCCGTGAAAGCGGCATCACCGTGAGCGCTGACGATCTCACGGGGCGCAACCACCAGAGTCCGTACCTCATGTTCTGCTATCTGGCTGCGGCCCATGCCAGTGCGAGTGACTGGTGGGACGGCAGTCCCGTCTCGGTTGCTGCTGACGGGTCCGGTAAGCCCCAATACAGCCTGGTACATCCCGCATCGACGCTGAGGGGCCATCGCAACAAGTATTCGACTGCGGAGATCAACGAGCTCGCCAACATCGTCTTCGTCTCGCAGGAGACAGCGAAGAACATCATCGGGAACCGTTCGCCGGAGGCATACGTCCGGGATGTGCCTGCGAGCGATCTCGCCGCTCACTCCGTTCCCGAGGCCCAAGAGGTCTTGGGCGCGGCAAGGTACCGCGACTTCCTCGGCGCCCGCAGGGCGCTGCTCGCTGCACGGATCACCACGCTGCTCAACGGCTTCCGCCCGGCCTTCCTCGCCGGAGGCGCCTCCCGGACAGGAGACGCCTCCCCGGACCGCTCCTTGGTTCTCAGCGGGTACTCAACCGCCGGACGGGCCGTGCTGGCCGCCCGGGCGGAAGCCGCGGGGCAGAGCTGGGTGTGCTGGATCAACACCGCCGAATTCGATGCCGCGTTGGATGCCGCTGCTGCTGGCCTCGCCAGCGATGTGTCCATCGGCGGCGACACAGCCCCCATGCGGGTCGATGACGAAGGCGGCGTGACTCTCGCCCTCGGTCCGTTCCTTGTCCGCGGTTCGCTCGACCAATGGCGTTCCGCAGTCAAGGACGCATTCGACGATGCGCAGCCTCTGACGGCGTGCCCTGAACCTACTGACGAGCAATGGCCGGGAGAACCTGAGGAGTTCCTGCTCTCGGAGGCCGCAGTCCGCAGTGCCTGAGTGCCGGGACCGGTCGGCCCGGCCGCCGCGGACTGCACGCGCAGCGCGAACCGCGCTAACCGGGCCAATCAGCGGCGCCACCAAGGAGTTTCGAGGCGCCTTCTGCCAGTACAGGGGTTACGCGAGGTATCCCCGGCACTGGTACGTCGGGCGGCACATCGAACCGGCACGACTCCCAGCGCCCCTGCGCACTCTGGTCTGCGGGAACCCGGGCGGCGATCCAGTCCTTCGGCACCGTCGCAACCGCCTGCAGATGCAGATCGGGGGTCAGCCGGACCGCTACCAGTTCCCAATCCGGGTCGCGCAGCATGGTCTCGTACTCGTTCCGCGAGACGTAGACCGTCAGGCGGCTGCGGCGCAGGGTGGTCTTCACTTCCAGGTGCGCACGGTGCCGGGAAGCGCGGATTGCGATGTCATAGCCGTAGCCGTCGGACCAGGCCGCTACATGCTCCACACGGGCTTCGACTGAGGCGGTCAGCAGATCAACGAGGGCCAGCTCGCCTGCTGCTCCGATGCGCGCGCGCTCGCCCGCGTCCACTTTTCCCCAAACGGCGGCAAGTTGGGCGTATGCCTCGCTCTCGCTGAGGCCGAGGGCCTCAGCCGCGCGCAGTGCGTCGTCGGGCAGTTCGTCCGGCCCGCGGACCAGAAGGTCAGCATCCGGAAGCCATGGCGCACCGCTGTGCGCGATGGCGGCGTCGAAGACCCGGCGGTGCGCGGGGACGCTGCTGTGCGGTTCATCGAGCAGCCCGGTTTCACGGAGCCACGCGTACGCCGCGTCGTACTGGGTCGGGGTGAGGTCGCTGAAGTCGCTGTGCGCGGTGAACAGGGCGCGCACGCGCGGGGCGCCGCTGGCCTGGAGCCTCTCCAGCCAGCGGACCGCCGCGCGCAGGACCGGCTCAGGCTGCCCTGGCACGGAGGTGGCCCATCAGTGCTTGGAGGTCCTTCAGATCCAGACCGCTGCCGACCGGGTCCTCCTCCTCGAGATCGGCCAGCTGCTGCACGGCCGGGTCGGCGAGGATGCGGCCCATGAACTGAAGTTTGTCGCTCAGACGCTGCTCTACGACCTCGTCGATCGTTCCCTCCGAGGACAGCACCGTGATCCGGGTCTCCGTCTCGGGGGCGAGGCCGAGGCGGTGGATGCGGTCAAGGCTTTGGAGAAAGCGTCCGGCGGCGAAGTCCCGGTCGACGTAGACAGCGTCATGGCACTGGTGGTGCAGGCTGATGCCCTCGCCGAGAGTGGCGGGATTGGACAGCAGCACCATGCAGTCGGGGTCTCTGCGGAACCGCTCGATCTGAGCCTCGCGGTCCTCCGTACCGCCGTGGACCATGACCGGCGAGAACTCGCTGAGTATCCGCTCCAGCGTGTTCAGGCTCCGGATGAACGTCGACCAGACGAGCGTCTTGCGGCCGTGGGCGGCGTTCTCCGCGACGATCGCCAGGACCTCCTGGTACTTCGGCGACATCTCGTAGCTCGGTAGGTCTCGCATGAGCTCGAACAGCGGGGTGCCCTCCGGCACCGAGAAAGGAGGCACTTGGTACGCGAGCGGCTCGTGCCGCGTCGTGCCCACGGACAGCAGAGCCGGGCTGGTCGCGGCCATGAGCATGTAGACAATGATCTTCCCGAGAGTCTGGAAGTCGCCCTCGTGGCCAGCAGCGCGGGCAGAAAAGCGCCCGATGAGCGCCTCATAGACCTCTTGGTGCAGAGGCGGCATCGGCACCGGGCGCAGCGTCGTGGTCACCGGCGGCAGCCCGAGTTCGCCCTTGGTGGTGCGGGTGAACAAGGGACGCAGGACCTGGCTCGCCTTCGCCAAGTCGCCGCCGGCAACCGCCTGGACGACCTTCTGGCGTCCGTGCCCAGGCCAGACGAAACCGAAGAGGTTCTCCAAGTCCTTGACGCCGTTCGGAGCCGGGGTACCCGTCAGGATGAGCCGGTGCCGGGCTCGGGGGCCGAGGGCGAGGCAAGCTGCACCGTATGTGCCCTGGGCCCCGAGCTTCATGCGGTGCGCCTCGTCGAGCAGCAGCATGGACGGCCGGGCCGCCAGCCATTGGCCGAGCTCGTTCACAGCGCCGTCGAGCCGCTCGTAGTTAACGATGAGCGAATCCGCGGCGGGGTAGGTGTTCCGCGAGAACACGTCCATGCTCAGCGGCTCATCCAGGCACTCCTGGTTCTCGTACTGCCAGGACTCGTAGCAGGACTTCGGGCCGACGATCAGCAGCCGCTCGACGCCCTTGGCCTGGCGGAGGGCGTGGAAGACCGCCAGGCCGACACGGGTCTTGCCGGCACCGGGAACGGAGAAGTTGGCACCATGCCGCAGCGACAGGAGCTTGGCGATGTCCCTGCGCTGGAACGAAGTCAGATCAGCCGTCCAGGCCGGACCGAGCACGCTGTCGATCTGCGCCGGGTCCATCTCCCCGGCGCCGTCGGTCGCCGGGTCGAGGCGGCGTGCCACGGTCTGAGCGTCCTTGGCCGAATCCGTGGCCAGGGCCGCCAGCTGCGGATCCCACGCCACGCTGCTCGGCTGAGGCCAGGTAGCGAGTACGACCAGGTTCGTCAGGAGTTCGTCGATCTCGATCTCGACCGTTCCAGGCGACCGCTGCACGCTGCTCCCGAACCTCAGAGCGAGCCGCCGGAGGGCTTCCTCGTAGCCGCTGCCGGCCCTGAGCCGGGCCTTCGTCACGCTGTCGCCGAATTCGATCGACAGGCTCGGTCCAGCCGCTCCCGCCGCCATCAGCCCTCCCTGGTCGCGCCGAGCAGCCAGGCCACGCCGTCGCCGGGGGATTCGAACGTGCGACCTGCCTGCTTCGCCAACCGGACGAGGCTGGCGCGGAGGGTGAGCAGGGCGTCGTCGAAGGCGTCTTCGTCCAGGGCGCGCTTGGACTTGGCGTCAGCGAACTCTGCGGCGCACTGGTTCACGTAGTCGGCGGCGTCCGTGAGGCGTTCGGGAACGGCGATCTGCCGCTTCTGCAGCTGCGCGTTCTGCCCGGCCATCTTGACCGCCACGTCGAACGTCTTGCGCGCCGTCTTGATCA
It encodes the following:
- a CDS encoding DUF3883 domain-containing protein, producing the protein MRALFTAHSDFSDLTPTQYDAAYAWLRETGLLDEPHSSVPAHRRVFDAAIAHSGAPWLPDADLLVRGPDELPDDALRAAEALGLSESEAYAQLAAVWGKVDAGERARIGAAGELALVDLLTASVEARVEHVAAWSDGYGYDIAIRASRHRAHLEVKTTLRRSRLTVYVSRNEYETMLRDPDWELVAVRLTPDLHLQAVATVPKDWIAARVPADQSAQGRWESCRFDVPPDVPVPGIPRVTPVLAEGASKLLGGAADWPG
- a CDS encoding DEAD/DEAH box helicase, producing the protein MAAGAAGPSLSIEFGDSVTKARLRAGSGYEEALRRLALRFGSSVQRSPGTVEIEIDELLTNLVVLATWPQPSSVAWDPQLAALATDSAKDAQTVARRLDPATDGAGEMDPAQIDSVLGPAWTADLTSFQRRDIAKLLSLRHGANFSVPGAGKTRVGLAVFHALRQAKGVERLLIVGPKSCYESWQYENQECLDEPLSMDVFSRNTYPAADSLIVNYERLDGAVNELGQWLAARPSMLLLDEAHRMKLGAQGTYGAACLALGPRARHRLILTGTPAPNGVKDLENLFGFVWPGHGRQKVVQAVAGGDLAKASQVLRPLFTRTTKGELGLPPVTTTLRPVPMPPLHQEVYEALIGRFSARAAGHEGDFQTLGKIIVYMLMAATSPALLSVGTTRHEPLAYQVPPFSVPEGTPLFELMRDLPSYEMSPKYQEVLAIVAENAAHGRKTLVWSTFIRSLNTLERILSEFSPVMVHGGTEDREAQIERFRRDPDCMVLLSNPATLGEGISLHHQCHDAVYVDRDFAAGRFLQSLDRIHRLGLAPETETRITVLSSEGTIDEVVEQRLSDKLQFMGRILADPAVQQLADLEEEDPVGSGLDLKDLQALMGHLRARAA